Sequence from the Phoenix dactylifera cultivar Barhee BC4 unplaced genomic scaffold, palm_55x_up_171113_PBpolish2nd_filt_p 002601F, whole genome shotgun sequence genome:
ATGGGGACGGTTGGCGGCGGAGCAAAGGCAGGGGATGGATCTCGGCACCGAGAAGGAAGCACAGGGTGGGGCGGCTTTGTGGTCCGGTGGTGGCGTGCTCAGAGGACACGAAGAAGCGCTGCAGGTGGTCTGCTCGGGGAAGGCGGCGTTCGAAGGGAATGCTCGGCGGAGGGctcggaggaggcggtgccCGGCAGAGGCAGCGCTAAAGCGGTGGAGCGGCGCTGCGGTCGGCCGCGGCTTGGCGGCGCACGGCTTGGTAGCGCTGCGGCGATGGAGGGGCGGCGGGGACGGCTGGCCGTGCGGCGGCGCTGCTCGTCGGGTGGGCGACGATTGGGCAGCTGCGACACGGTGATGACGCGGCTCGGCAACGGCGGTGGCGCAGTTCACGGTGCAGGCAGAGGTTGAAGATGAACAGTTACTAAGgtaagcctttttttttcttttcttttttttgtcttcttttatttttctttatttttctttttttttcgtgtGCAAGGCACAtgctactcttttttttttctttttttttgttggttggAGCCGGACTCGGGCTAGTGGGTAACGGGCTAATGGGCTTGGCTCTTACCCATTAACGCcggtcttcttcaaccttccgACGGATTCGGGAGGGTGTGCCGCTCTCCGCGACGGCGCTTGCGGGCAGAGTAGAGATCCCGGCCGTGGCTTTGCGGCGACGAGGGTGGCCGACCTCGGGCAGGCGGTCACGGGCACGGACGGCAACCAGTCATGGGCGGTGATCTCCTCTGAATATCAAGCACGTTGGAGCTTTCGGCGGTTGCGGCGATGGCTCGGGTGCAGTCGACGGCGGTGTGGCGTGCGGCGGAGGGAGTCGTCGTATGGGAGCCGATTAGCCGAACCTTTCTGGGTTCGTGACAGAGAGAAGCGGCGGCGGGATGTGGTGGAGGAGGACCTCGGAGGAGGTGCTCGGAGGTCGAGGGCGCAAGACGGCGGCGTGAGGAGGCAGGGGTGGGTGAGAGCACAGCGACCGGGAAGGGCAAATCACGAAGGGgctgttccttttttttgtcttgGTGTTCCTTCCTGTGAGGTCTAAAACCAACGGCACAAGGAGGCACGGGAAGGGGTCTCTTTCCGACCCACGGCAGCCCAGAAAAGAGAAAAGGTTTTGGCAACAGAGGAAAAACcggaagctctgataccaagctgatgTAGCACAATTGtcggggaagaggaggaagaataagagagggagaaggaagaagaggttatagagacgcaggaagaagagaaggggaggaggaagaagaagaacaaggaggctagggttttttctttcaatcatcAATTGCCTCATACATGAGGggtggtctttatatagaccttacatCTTGATCAAATCAAGTAATCAATTGATCAAATCAATCAATTGACACCGATTTAATTTGGACCCTTACATCAACTAATCCTTTACCAAAATTGGTCCACTAAATTAACCCAATTACAGAAACCCAATTGACTAGTCTAATAACAAAACAATGGACCAAATTAACTTGATTAAGACAAAAgtaaataatgcaataaaaaaaaatgactcGGACTCAAATAGACTCAATCCGAGTCTGACTCAATCGGGGGGCTCatgatcatctggatgaagggttctgatgtccccatcaccaTGACCTCCCATCGTGAGTCCGCTGGCGGAGGATCTCCCTGAGGAGGCAAAAGAGGATGCTAAGAGGAGGTGCATCTAGGAGTACTTCACCTCGGTGCGCAAAGAGCTCATGACGCCCCAAGAGCCTTCCTTGGAAATTTGAAAGGTACACTTTACTCACTGCGCCAAGGACTCAGCTCTTTATGGAGATCGAAGGCCGAGGTTACCTGCGCCTTTTGCATCGAATGAAGGCCCCGGCAAGCGAGAAAGATAAGTATtgatgtttctatcaaaatcatGGGCATGACATGGACGAGTGCATCCAACTcaaggacgagatcgaggcactcatccGATGTGGACGACTGGACTGGTATGTTCATGCTCGACGTGACCGAGGACCTACTTCAGCTTCTGATCTGCCATCCCCAGAACCGATTGATAATCGCCTGACAACAGAGGTTATCAACACAATCGTTGGCAGTCCCAAACACCTCGAATCACCGAGCTCCACAGGAGGCCGAGGCTACTTCGAAGAGGCAGCGCATGGGAGACGTCATCTCGTTCTCTAACGCCGGCCTAGGAGGAATGCAGACTTCTCATGATGATGCTATAGTCATTTCTCTTACAATTGCAAAATATGATGTAAAGAGAATTTTTGTTGATAATAGAAGTTTGGCCGACGTGTTGTTTTACTATGCTTTCCAACGAATGAAGTTACCTGCTAAATCACTCCAAAACGTCAATACATCCCTCGTCGGCTTCTCAGGAGTTTTGTCTTTGTGGAAGGCGTGATTAATCTGCTTGTCACCGCGGGACAAGAGCCTTGAAGCAACAAATTGAGGCTGGACTTTCTGGTGGTTCAGGTCCCCTTAGCCTACAATGCGATCTTGGGCTGACCTAGTCTTAATGCCTTTCGAGCTACAGTGTCTATCTACCACTTGCTCGTACGATTTCTGACAAGAAGCGGAGTCGGAGAAATTCGAGGTAACCAAATGTTAGCTTGCCAATGCTACATGGCCACCCTTAAAGAGAAAAATTCGGTAGAAACTTTACCGATTGAAGGGCTAGACACAAGAGACAAACTCAAGAAGCAGCGAGGAGAATTGGTCGAAGAATTGGTGCAAGTCCCCTTAATAGAAGATGAACCTGATCGAACTGTGCAGATCGGCTCGAGCCTAGATGAAGAAAATTGGGCCAAAGTGATCAATTTTCTCTATGCCGACGCTGATGTCTTCACGTGGTCGGCCACTGACATACCGGATATAAGCTCCGAGGTGATAGTTCACAAGCTCAGTATAGACCCGGCTCATTATAGAAAGACAAGTCATAAACCAAGAAGTtaacaagctcttggaggccaGCTTTGTTTGCGAGGTGAATTATTCCGACTAGCTTGCCAATGTTGTACTTGTAAAGAAAGCTAATAAAAAATGGTGGGTTTGTATTGATTACATCGACCTGAATAAGGTTTGCCCATAAGACAGCTTCCCACTCTCAAGGATTGATCAACTCGTGGATGCAATCTTAGGACATCAGCTGCTGACCTTCATAGATGCATTCTCCGGATATAACTAGATTCGAATGGTGCCTGAAGACGAAAAAAACGGTCTTCCTCACTAACAAGGGCCTCTATTGTTATAAGGTAATGTCTTTCGGCTTAAAAATTACAGGAGCAAACTTATCAACGGCTCATCCACAAGATTTTCAAAGAGCAGATCGGCCGCAATATGGAGGtatacgtggatgacatgctcgTGAAAAGCTGAGTAGCAGAGCAACACAACCGACCTGGAGGAAGCATTCATGACCCTCAGAagataccagatgaagctcaatccaatGAAGTGCACTTTCAGAGTCATCTCGAAAAAATTCTTGGGATTCATGGTGACATAATGAGGCATCGAGGCGAATCTGGAGGAAATCTATGTAGGTTGACAGAGCGCttcctcccattcttcaagGCTTTGAAGAATCTAAAGGATTTTTAGTGGACCAAGGAGTGTTAATTGGCTTTTGACCAACTAAAGGAGTATCTCAGCTCCTCGCGTAAGATCTCCTTACAAAACCACAGGTAAGAGAAATACTTTATTTATATTAGTCGTTTCCTTTCTTGCTGTGAGCTCGGTTCTAGtatgggaagaagaaaaatgtcAGAAACTGACATACCATATAAGTCGGATTCTGTGAGATGCCGAGACAAGATAttctaagttggagaagattgtTTATTCCCTCATCATTTCAACTCTAAAGCTCCGGCCATATTTTCAAGCTCATTCAATCACAATCCTAACCGACCAACCAATTAAGCAGATTTTGCAGAAGCTTAAAAATGCAGGCCGATTAGCGAAGTGGATGGTTAAGCTTGCAGATTTTGACCTTGAATGTCGACCTCGGCCATGAATCAAGAAACAGGTGTTGGTGGACTTCTTGGTGGAATGCACCATCCCTAATGAAGACCCTATCGAGCTccccaagaaaaagaagaccttTGAGCAGCCGTGGATCTTATACGTAGATGGATCATCAGGCTCGGGGGGTAGTGGTGCTGGACTCAACTTACCAGCCCAAGAGGAGTGATCACAGAGTATGCGCTATGGTTTTAATTTCCGGACTCCAATAATGAAGCTGAATATGAAGCACTTATCACTAGGCTCAAGCTTTCTAAGGAGCTCGGTATTCAATAGTTGAAGTCTTAAGTGACTCACAATTAGTCATTAGCCAAGTGCGAGGAGAATTTGAGGCTCGAGGGCCATCGATAATCAAATATCTACAAAGGTAAAGAACAATACTTAAGCCTTTTGTGATTTTGACATACAATTGATTCCTCGGACGGAAAATGCAAGGGCCGATCTGCTGTCAAAATTGGCCACCTTAGAGACTGTCGACCTGACTAAAGCCACATACCTCGAAGTCCTAGAGATGCCGAGCATCGATGAGCCTTGAGCTCATGATAAACACTActatcgagccaagctggatagaTCCTCTTGTTGACTTCTTTTGGGATGAAAAATTGCCTACGGGCTAGAGCTCGCCGAAAAAAGCACCAAGTCTCCCATTATGTTCGTCTTGACGACAAATTATATCAGATATCGTTTTCACTGCTGCTCCTCAAGTGCTTCCATCCGACTAAGGCAAATTACACACTACGGGAGGTACATGAAGGAATCTATAGCAATCACTTGGAGGGTAGATCTTTGGCCTACAAGATCTTGCGACAAGCATACTACTGGCCGACCTTGCAAAAAGATGCGACCGACTTTGTCAAGAGATGTGACCGATGCAACATCATGCAAGCATCCAATGGAGACCAGCGGTGCCACTGACTCCGATCAACGTCCCTTGGCCATTTGCACAATAGGGAATCGACATCCTCGGACCTTTTCTAGTGGCAACTGGGTAGCGCAAGTTCCTCATTGTGGTTGTGGATTACTTCATTAAATGGGCGGAAGCCGAGCTAGTAACTCGAATTACCGAGGTAAAAATCTAAGATTTTGTTTGGAAGGCTATAATTTGCATGTTCGAGCTTCTTTGGGTAATCATCACAGATAATGGATATCAATTCGACAATGCCCGATTCAAAGAATTCTGTGTTGAACTCGGAATCAATTACCGATTCACTTCGGCAACACACCTTCAGACTAATGGAGAGGCCACGGTGACCAACTGAACAATCTTGCAGGGGCTGAAGGCAAGATTGGACCGAGCAAAAAGATTGTGGGCCGAAGAGCTCTACAACGTCTTGTGGGCGTATCGAATAACGTATCGAGTTCCCATTAGGGAGACACTCTTCAACCTTGCTTTTGGAACAGAAGCAGTGATTCAGCTGGAGATCGGACAATCGTCACTTCGGGTGGAAAATTTCGACGACCACACGAACTCAAATAAGCTCCGAGCCAACCTTGATCTACTAGAAGAAATCAGAGAACGAGCTCAAATCTGCATGGCGACATACCAATAAAGAGCAGCTCAGTACTATAATTCAAGGGGGAAGGGTAAGCTCTTCCGACCAGACGACCTCGTCTTGAGAAAGACCGAAGTGTCACAATTAGGAGAATCTGGAAAGCTaagcccaaattgggaaggcccatacCGAATAGCCGAAGCAATACGACCAGGAGCGTATAAGCTAAAGCATCTTGACAACACTTTGATTCCACGGACTCAGGACTCTAAGAACCTTCGTATATAGTACCAGTAAGGTTCATTGTATCCCGAGCTTATTTCTAATAAAGATCTTATTGTTATATCCTTAGAGCATCCTCTGGAATTGGTTTGTATAGGCGAGGGTCGGTGTTCGTTGTCGAAAGATTCGGACATACGGATCGGCTGTCTTTGGTAATGCATTGCATGTCTTGAATGCCACACGAGCTTTTCACTCGCACATCACGCTCTATACATCTTGCCCATATGGTTAAGGAAACTGCTTGCGATTGTGGCCGAGGTGTCACCAGCTGGGGAGagattttaaaatttgaaggacTCTCCGTGCATCTCTAGGCTAGTCACAAGGCGGGCTTTGACTAGTTGATTGGGGGGCTTCATGGCGAAACTCTGATTGGTCGGTCTGCCACTTTGGCTATGGTCGGGTCTGAGGCATATCGACTTCTTTTTCTCCTAAATCCTTTTCTCTTGTAGTTTATTAAATTATCCCATATCTATGATATTATTCTTTGTCTTACTTCTTCAAATTCTTTCCTCTTTGCAGGATTTTGCTCACTATAAATCAGGAGTCTACAAACACATTACAGGTGATGTAATGGGTGGCCATGCCGTGAAGTTAATAGGATGGGGGACTAGTGATGATGGTGAAGATTATTGGGTCTGTTACTTAACCTTCAACTATTGAAATGTAATCATATTTTTGTTCCTGACTCATCTGTTCTTTTTTGTTCTGCAGCTTCTTGCAAATCAGTGGAATAGTGGCTGGGGTGATGTATGCTATTGAACAGATTCTCAAACATTAAAATGATATACATGAAGAGTTACTTATTTGAGGTGTTAAGAATTGTCTGTTTGGTTCCATGCAGGATGGTTACTTCAAAATCGTAAGGAGCAGGAACGAATGTGGAATTGAGGAGGACGTAGTTGCTGGTTtgccttcatccaaaaacttaTTCCGAAACTATGCTGGCAGTGATATAATTGGTGATGCTGCTATCTGAATTTCCATCATCGTATATACACAACCAATTAGTATATCATCAAGATGTCAAAACTCACAAACTGGGGTACTACTAGATTTGTCCCTGTTCTTGTTTTCCTGTTTTAAGAATGGATGATGATGTTACTAAATAATGTACATCATTCTACTATCACACCCATTTATCTGGAAAGCATGTCAAAGCTATAGATTGCTTTTGATTCTTGCCTACATCAGAATGTAATATGGAAACATTAAATCTATAACTTAAGCTGCTTAAGGATTGTGGAAATTGACTTATGTAATAGAACACATTGTCAATAACCCTACTATTATAGTGGGAAGAAGTTCCTTTGAGagattttttccccctttttttgtgACAGTAGTGAGTATGCAGAACGTGCTTGTCAGGAATAAAATTTGATCTGAACTGAGCACAGAATAATAGTTGAGGTTGGTTTATCTTAATGAGAATCAAGGTTAAGAGGGATTTAGAAATACCTCATATGCCATAATGCCATATATTATTCTATCAATACACACAACAAATACCGCTCTAAACTTTTGCATTCTTAAGTTATTTTCTTTCAAGGATGTAATCCATATTAACGATAAACTTGTAGTGGAATATTTGTTTAAAGTAATTTTGACCTTGTTCATAATGTTCCAGCGTCTCAGTTGTTAGGGAGAGTTCTCCCTTTGTTATCTGTTTCATTAGCTTCATGAAACAGGTGGCGTTTACCCTCActttttctttaaagaaaaaaaagaccttACAAATAATGTTCTTCTCACAAATTTTGAAGATCATGATACAGCAACAGCTGAGAAATATTCAGTTCTTCAGTCATCAGTGGAACATCCTTCCAAAAAAATTATCAATTTGAAGCCATGTGAAATATTGGAATATCCTTTCATTGACGAGGATATGTGGCTATGAATTTGAAACGATCTGATCATTTAATTAGTTCTGCAGTCTATTTGGAGTTTGTGGAAATTTTAACACACTACTTGTTTAGTTTATTTCACAGTTCATTAGTCCATCTTATAATTTTAACAATCTAAAGCTTCCAGGATTACAGGGATGTCCCTTTTTTAAGAATGTCTATCTTTGAAATAGAAATGATGGAATTGTTAGTCAGTTTTCATCTGACAGTTTACTCGTGAAGATAATAACAATTAATTGTTCTATAAGAATTGAGAAATTGCCTGTTACTGAGATCTGATTTGGCAATAAATTTTCCTATGCATTGGCTTTCTCCGGATTGCTTTTTCTAGATATCAAATACATTATGACAGTACTGTAAGCGAAGTATTATGTTGAGGTTGATGAGGATATTC
This genomic interval carries:
- the LOC103696640 gene encoding cathepsin B-like protease 1; this encodes MGGHAVKLIGWGTSDDGEDYWLLANQWNSGWGDDGYFKIVRSRNECGIEEDVVAGLPSSKNLFRNYAGSDIIGDAAI